From ANME-2 cluster archaeon, the proteins below share one genomic window:
- a CDS encoding 4Fe-4S binding protein, with protein MTDEEYKWFLRNEVVDAGLCTFCGACAAVCPNDRIEFKADGPALKEECPRNGEGACKDVCQRVVTFASKIGPNIFGFKAKPPSLLGQYETILAARATDPAIQEAGQDGGAVTALMTYCMNEGLIDGVIATGDIGKPSSCVVRSKEELLDTAGSRYSSIPVLSAIKDAGDITNAAVIGLPCHVYGVRKTQFFPGMMAHGFEVGENGERIKVPNIAYVIGLFCTENFNYDKLAVFMQEKGVDIDKVGRAVIHLDELVVTTDEGEYGFDLNDLWNAGCVQDGCVICRDAVSKLSDISAGYMGSGNGWTTLMGRTQKGVDLIKAAEKAGYIETKPDIDLHRIEEFAGLKMQRFKWELARRLGEGKKVKFYWASDYPGVMGETKGTFFVKIKTNSGLIGADQLAKAAELANKYGDGTFEITTRQSVEIQGVPGTNVDKLMSEIYASGLTTIGMGYVSSCVGMDYCTEGLVETKKLSGELTMAFAQKLTPHKMKIGIAGCGNDCVRAKRHDIGLIGQVRPEIDTEKCNGCGRCAELCRVDAISIVHGNAVIDKDKCISCGWCIRGCPNEAAIEKERGYTMWIGANDARRPADGILLKSFCTTEEIPELIDAVASTFVKYRTKPGRERLGNVIANVGEGRFLKEVLDQV; from the coding sequence ATGACAGATGAAGAATATAAATGGTTCCTGCGAAACGAGGTCGTCGATGCAGGCTTGTGTACATTCTGCGGCGCATGTGCTGCAGTCTGTCCGAACGACAGAATCGAGTTCAAAGCGGATGGTCCCGCGTTGAAGGAAGAATGTCCGAGAAATGGAGAGGGCGCATGTAAGGATGTCTGCCAGCGTGTTGTGACTTTTGCTTCAAAGATTGGTCCAAACATCTTTGGTTTCAAAGCAAAACCGCCATCGCTGCTTGGACAGTATGAGACGATTCTAGCTGCGCGTGCGACCGATCCGGCAATTCAGGAAGCTGGACAGGATGGTGGCGCTGTGACTGCTCTTATGACATACTGTATGAACGAGGGTCTGATCGATGGCGTGATCGCAACCGGTGATATCGGAAAACCGAGTTCATGCGTTGTCAGGTCAAAGGAAGAACTGCTTGACACCGCCGGCTCGAGATACTCCTCGATTCCTGTGCTCTCCGCGATCAAGGATGCAGGCGATATAACGAATGCTGCTGTTATCGGGCTGCCCTGCCACGTATACGGGGTTCGGAAGACCCAGTTCTTCCCGGGCATGATGGCGCACGGCTTTGAGGTTGGCGAGAATGGCGAGAGAATCAAGGTTCCGAACATCGCTTATGTCATCGGATTGTTCTGCACTGAGAACTTCAACTACGACAAGCTGGCAGTGTTCATGCAAGAGAAGGGTGTGGACATCGACAAGGTCGGAAGAGCCGTCATACATCTCGACGAACTGGTTGTGACGACCGATGAAGGTGAATACGGTTTTGATCTCAATGATCTCTGGAATGCGGGCTGTGTTCAGGACGGTTGCGTGATATGCAGGGATGCAGTCTCCAAACTCTCTGACATCTCGGCAGGATATATGGGCTCTGGCAATGGCTGGACGACGCTCATGGGAAGGACGCAAAAAGGCGTCGATCTAATCAAAGCCGCAGAAAAAGCAGGATATATCGAGACAAAGCCAGACATCGACCTCCACAGAATAGAGGAGTTTGCGGGTCTCAAGATGCAGCGGTTCAAATGGGAACTCGCACGGCGGCTTGGTGAAGGAAAGAAGGTCAAGTTCTACTGGGCATCCGACTACCCCGGTGTCATGGGCGAAACCAAGGGCACGTTCTTTGTCAAGATAAAGACAAATTCAGGACTAATCGGTGCAGATCAACTCGCAAAAGCTGCCGAACTTGCTAATAAGTACGGCGATGGGACGTTTGAGATTACAACACGACAGAGCGTCGAGATACAAGGTGTTCCCGGCACAAATGTGGACAAACTGATGAGCGAGATATATGCGAGTGGACTTACAACGATTGGGATGGGGTATGTCTCATCATGTGTTGGGATGGACTACTGTACAGAAGGGCTTGTCGAGACAAAGAAACTCTCAGGAGAACTCACGATGGCGTTTGCGCAGAAATTGACGCCGCATAAGATGAAGATCGGTATTGCGGGCTGTGGTAATGACTGTGTGCGAGCCAAACGCCACGATATAGGTCTTATCGGGCAGGTACGTCCTGAGATCGATACTGAGAAATGTAATGGTTGCGGGCGTTGTGCCGAACTCTGCAGGGTCGATGCGATCTCGATCGTTCACGGAAATGCTGTGATCGACAAGGACAAGTGCATATCCTGTGGATGGTGCATCCGGGGCTGTCCGAACGAGGCTGCTATCGAGAAGGAGCGCGGATACACGATGTGGATCGGCGCAAACGATGCACGAAGACCTGCTGATGGGATACTTTTGAAGTCATTCTGTACAACAGAAGAGATTCCAGAACTGATCGATGCCGTTGCAAGTACGTTTGTAAAATATAGGACAAAACCGGGTCGTGAAAGGCTTGGAAATGTGATTGCGAACGTCGGCGAAGGCAGGTTCCTAAAAGAGGTGCTTGATCAGGTGTAA
- a CDS encoding Lrp/AsnC family transcriptional regulator: MGSGGIQCWRKESCADLLNTLPIDDLDMKIINLLSENARMSNVDIANEIGVSEGTVRRRINEMVKKGIIEGFILLLDCKEAEKCVKVFISLEVEDIYMQNFVEQVRSQDHIIAMYRTNSRFNILCEAMFQSVIELQDFIDKYLTMDGIVDSDVRMIIGSYKKCLWTGI, translated from the coding sequence ATGGGTAGCGGAGGAATTCAATGCTGGAGAAAGGAAAGCTGTGCGGACTTGCTCAATACGCTGCCTATCGATGATCTTGACATGAAGATCATTAATCTACTCAGCGAGAATGCAAGAATGAGCAATGTTGACATCGCAAACGAAATAGGTGTGAGTGAGGGAACTGTCAGGCGACGTATCAATGAAATGGTTAAAAAAGGAATCATAGAAGGATTTATTCTACTTCTCGATTGTAAGGAGGCAGAAAAATGCGTTAAGGTATTTATAAGTCTGGAAGTGGAGGATATATACATGCAAAATTTTGTAGAGCAGGTCAGGAGCCAAGATCATATCATAGCTATGTACCGGACAAATTCAAGGTTCAACATCCTATGCGAGGCGATGTTCCAGTCCGTCATTGAATTACAGGACTTTATCGACAAATATCTCACGATGGACGGAATTGTTGACTCTGACGTGAGAATGATAATCGGGTCATACAAAAAGTGCCTGTGGACAGGGATATGA
- a CDS encoding cation diffusion facilitator family transporter: protein MTIKKNLYSGVNASKNSTLALVFLAALKGIVGLYSGSTALIADAVHTSLDIFTSLAVWVGFKLSLKSSGEKFPYGYYKAENLVALFVSVIILVSGVELVREALVSIKDPAEIGLQGIALGTAVFSVFVIYAIYKYKARIGRQIDSQALIADAMHSYTDVFSSLVVVVAIAGSMLGMPWLDSIGVLVISLMIFKLGIGIARDSALVLMDAWLDKGSITRIRQAVGDIPGVNMVEDIRLRKSGLVVFGEIVIETEGDADLKRVEMLSGEIKRVIKKEIKNLEHVVVNARPGKMAVVRVAVPVEAQDGLHSKLSPHLGKAPFFIIIDIEDNNIKGWDIIENPAADLERKKGVKAAEFLVSRDVNVLIVHDIGAGPFYTLHDNFVKMLQMPDAAGNVEEVVDRVWDLNVVTSPT, encoded by the coding sequence ATGACAATAAAAAAGAACTTATATAGTGGCGTTAATGCTTCAAAGAATTCAACCCTTGCATTAGTCTTTCTTGCAGCTTTAAAAGGTATCGTTGGCTTATATTCGGGAAGCACTGCCCTGATCGCTGATGCGGTTCATACATCATTGGATATTTTCACATCACTTGCCGTGTGGGTTGGATTCAAGCTCAGCCTGAAAAGCAGCGGGGAGAAGTTTCCATATGGCTATTATAAGGCAGAAAACCTGGTTGCACTTTTCGTCTCAGTAATAATCCTCGTCTCAGGAGTCGAACTTGTGCGCGAGGCACTTGTAAGCATTAAAGATCCTGCCGAAATAGGGCTGCAGGGAATTGCGCTTGGCACAGCCGTTTTTTCGGTTTTTGTAATTTATGCTATCTATAAATACAAAGCCAGAATTGGCAGGCAGATCGATTCACAGGCCCTGATTGCAGATGCAATGCATTCATATACCGATGTTTTCAGCTCCCTTGTCGTTGTTGTTGCAATTGCCGGCTCAATGTTAGGTATGCCCTGGCTTGATAGTATCGGAGTGCTGGTAATCTCCCTGATGATATTCAAGCTTGGAATCGGGATTGCCAGGGACTCGGCATTAGTACTAATGGATGCATGGCTTGATAAGGGATCGATCACAAGGATCCGTCAGGCTGTTGGTGATATCCCAGGTGTGAATATGGTGGAGGATATCAGGCTCAGGAAATCCGGGCTGGTTGTGTTCGGGGAAATTGTGATTGAAACAGAAGGTGACGCTGATCTGAAAAGAGTAGAGATGCTTTCAGGAGAGATTAAAAGAGTTATAAAGAAAGAAATAAAGAACCTGGAACATGTGGTAGTCAATGCCAGGCCAGGGAAAATGGCAGTAGTGAGGGTTGCAGTTCCTGTAGAGGCACAAGATGGTTTGCATTCAAAGCTATCCCCGCATCTTGGTAAGGCTCCATTTTTTATCATTATAGATATTGAAGATAATAATATCAAAGGCTGGGATATTATTGAGAACCCGGCTGCCGATCTGGAAAGGAAAAAGGGTGTGAAGGCTGCGGAGTTTCTGGTAAGCCGGGATGTCAATGTTTTGATCGTACATGACATTGGTGCAGGGCCATTCTATACGCTTCACGACAACTTTGTTAAGATGCTGCAAATGCCTGACGCGGCTGGGAATGTTGAAGAGGTTGTGGATAGGGTTTGGGATTTGAATGTGGTAACTTCACCTACTTAG